In Carya illinoinensis cultivar Pawnee chromosome 7, C.illinoinensisPawnee_v1, whole genome shotgun sequence, the following are encoded in one genomic region:
- the LOC122314715 gene encoding thiamine pyrophosphokinase 1 isoform X1, with the protein MDVMSHSSAFLLPKIPPDHRPSLTYALVVLNQHIPKFTPLLWEHAQLRLCADGGANRLYDEMPLLFPREEAVHVRNRYKPDVIKGDMDSIRTEVLDFYANLGTETLDESQDQDTTDLHKCIAYLRDFTPDIDKSNLCILVAGALGGRFDHEIGNINVLCRFSSMRIILLSDDCLIHLLPKTHHHEIHIQSSVEGPHCGLIPIGMPSGSTTTTGLQWDLIDMEMKFGGLISTSNIVKEEKITVRSDSDLLWTISIKKS; encoded by the exons ATGGACGTCATGTCTCATTCTTCGGCCTTCCTTTTGCCCAAAATCCCGCCCGACCACCGCCCCTCTCTAACGTACGCGCTTGTCGTGCTTAACCAACACATCCCGAAATTTACTCCCTTGCTCTGGGAGCACG CACAACTCCGTCTCTGTGCTGATGGAGGCGCGAACCGCTTGTATGATGAAATGCCTCTGCTCTTTCCTCGCGAGGAAGCTGTCCATGTTCGAAACAG GTACAAGCCGGATGTTATCAAAGGTGACATGGATTCAATTCGAACAGAAGTACTGGACTTTTATGCAAACCTG GGAACCGAGACATTGGATGAATCTCAGGACCAGGACACAACAGATCTACATAAGTGTATAGCATATTTGCGTGATTTCACACCAGACATTGATAAGTCAAAT TTATGTATTCTTGTCGCCGGAGCACTTGGTGGGCGGTTTGACCACGAGATTGGAAACATCAATGTTCTTTGCCGCTTTTCAAGCATGcgaataattcttttatctgATGATTGTCTCATTCACCTTCTTCCAAAAACTCATCATCATGAGATCCATATCCAGTCCTCTGTTGAGGGTCCGCATTGTGGACTCATTCCTATTGGTATGCCATCTGGAAGCACTACAACCACTGGACTCCAGTGGGATCTGA TTGACATGGAGATGAAGTTTGGTGGTTTAATAAGCACATCAAATAttgtaaaagaagaaaaaataacagTACGATCCGATTCAGATCTTCTTTGGACGATCTCTATTAAGAAGTCATAA
- the LOC122314715 gene encoding thiamine pyrophosphokinase 1 isoform X2 — MPLLFPREEAVHVRNRYKPDVIKGDMDSIRTEVLDFYANLGTETLDESQDQDTTDLHKCIAYLRDFTPDIDKSNLCILVAGALGGRFDHEIGNINVLCRFSSMRIILLSDDCLIHLLPKTHHHEIHIQSSVEGPHCGLIPIGMPSGSTTTTGLQWDLIDMEMKFGGLISTSNIVKEEKITVRSDSDLLWTISIKKS; from the exons ATGCCTCTGCTCTTTCCTCGCGAGGAAGCTGTCCATGTTCGAAACAG GTACAAGCCGGATGTTATCAAAGGTGACATGGATTCAATTCGAACAGAAGTACTGGACTTTTATGCAAACCTG GGAACCGAGACATTGGATGAATCTCAGGACCAGGACACAACAGATCTACATAAGTGTATAGCATATTTGCGTGATTTCACACCAGACATTGATAAGTCAAAT TTATGTATTCTTGTCGCCGGAGCACTTGGTGGGCGGTTTGACCACGAGATTGGAAACATCAATGTTCTTTGCCGCTTTTCAAGCATGcgaataattcttttatctgATGATTGTCTCATTCACCTTCTTCCAAAAACTCATCATCATGAGATCCATATCCAGTCCTCTGTTGAGGGTCCGCATTGTGGACTCATTCCTATTGGTATGCCATCTGGAAGCACTACAACCACTGGACTCCAGTGGGATCTGA TTGACATGGAGATGAAGTTTGGTGGTTTAATAAGCACATCAAATAttgtaaaagaagaaaaaataacagTACGATCCGATTCAGATCTTCTTTGGACGATCTCTATTAAGAAGTCATAA